Genomic window (Arachis hypogaea cultivar Tifrunner chromosome 13, arahy.Tifrunner.gnm2.J5K5, whole genome shotgun sequence):
TAATAGTCACATATGCATATCAAATTTTAGCAAAACTGGACAATAAGAAATATGCATTCTAATGATTAACATTTActtatgttttaaaaatattacacGTCaacaaaattgatataaattaaattttatatgcaaTTATGCATGCATGATCAAATAGTTCTTAGTTATGAAATGTTAAGTAGATACTAATTATATTTTGAGTAATTGTTTATGTTCTAAATCATATTATCGTTGTTAATGAATTTATTAAGCTGAGGCATTGCTCATCGtagattttattataatttccTGTAAACCTTTTTATATTAGATGAACTGAGTTATACGTTATTAGTTGACACATGGAGAAAGAATTAATGTCCCTTCTCGTCTATTATATGCATGTTATACAGAAATTATAGAGGTTCAATAATATTTGACTAATTATTGACAAcacatcttttttaaatattttatcagttatatagaatttatatttataaagtattaaaaataggcactaaattattatattattcattCGTTCTATATATTGGTGATCATATATTAACAATATCTAGTTCCAGAGCAAATCAAGATATTTTCTTTTGCATAATAAATCATAACACAAGGACTATAAagagtaaattattaaaataatatttaaaaatttgtattactgacaaaataaattttaaaatatgttaacgataataaatttttaaaatatttaaaaatacaataaaaaatagatattaagtatatattttagaaaacaaatttaaagattaaattttgatttaaacttttgtaatcattattaaaaagataaaatatttttatcttcaaactttaataattttttgtcaagtgaattttttttaaaaatattgtgaatatttataatttaaaaaaaataaaaatataaaaattaaattttgttccGAATTTTTATGTAcaccttttaaatatttattcaaatattgctACAAAAATTTGATCCAATGAATAAATCATTTGTTGCACATAAAAGTTTGTTTATtacttagaaaaaaaataatatttattgattttttttgtatgttcAAATTATAAAGGAAATATTTTGTCAATAAtaccttttaaaatttttttattagcgATTGAAATTTTCTAAGTACCAAATTAAAAagagtaaatagtcaaattggTCGCTAAAAGATCACCTGATCttcaaattgattttcgaaaaattaaattaatcaaaattgtcttcaaaagatttaaaattaatattgttaGTCCCTCCGTCCATTCTGTCAATAACGATGTTCAATTTTGCTAGCCTAACCCAAGAACTAGACCTGGTCACATACTCACCAGTTGCAGCCTCCTCAGTGATTCAAACAATACTGTATCTGATTGTTCTTTCATTTCATCATTTAATGCCTCAACTTCACCAAAATTATAATTGCTAAGGACCCTATTTAAATCCATGTCACCATGATCATCAATATCATCCATTGAACTATTCACCTTGCTCACCTTGCTTGTTCCAGCTtcaaattcaacaacatcatcctGATTGTGATAAAAATCACTACTTTTGTaggcaccatcatcatcatcactaccACGAGCACCACCATCAGCACCATCATTAGGGACAGAAGGATCAACTCTGTCACAATCCATGCACCTTGTTTGCTTGCAAGAGAAGAGGATCTTAGCAATACGGCCCCTTCACAGAACTCTTTGGGGCGTCAATTATCTCGAATAtgttaaaagaagatgaataagaCTTGAAGTAACTTCTCGAGTGATTCAATGACTTCATGATTCTCATTCCCAATCAAATCCTCTGAAAGACTTCAATCCAGATCCAAGTAttacctagattatttttttttacaagttATAATTTTTAAGAGTTGGAGTACATAAGAAGTATATAGTATATAAGgggtaataactcaacaaatatttttaaggagtttttcattcttttcaaaATGAGAAACTtattcttctccctctctctatCTCTTCTGATTtatcaaaccatcaacatcacagcttgaatAGCTTATAGGACATGAAATTTTCTTTACCTAGCaatagaaataataatatatagttcTTTTCAATGCTTTCTAAAAATCACAAGAAAGCTTcttattgttcttgttgttgctgtTCTTGATCCTGAGTCCCGTAAATGGTGAATTTCATGGTGAGCGAAGATTTTGTTCAACAACAATGAATACTATATTTTTGGGTGCTCTTGATTTGAAAATTTATTAACTTAATGGCAGTGTGCTCTTGATTTGGCAAGATTTGATTGGATTTGATTTTAATTGTTGCGCAAACATAGATAAATACTATATTTTTGGGGAAAGAATTTGGCAATAACAAACAAGATTATCAAAAAGCAGAAACCAACCCACACAGTTATACGCGCGCACAACACACATTGTTATCCGGTAAAAGGTGGAGGTATAGAAATGGTCTTTATTCCAACTTGACGGCGTCCATGGAAGAGTACAGAGGAAGACCGACACAAGCAGAGCAGATCGGTGTAAGTTCCAGTGGAGGAAGAGACCACATTCCACCAAAAGCCAGCGGCGATGACTGAGGAAGAGGATGGACAGGAGTTGGATGGTGCAGCGACGGCGATCTTTGCGGGCAGAGGGTGTTCAGCGAAGCAGTAGCAACCTATTCATGTCAGAAAAGAACTGCGGGCAAGGACTGGCGGCATCGTAGAGGAACGTGCAAGGACAGATGACGACGTGGAACACCTTGCAGGGCGGCGACGTAGTGGAGCATCACGTAGAAGACGAAGAAGCTGTTGAATGTGGGAAGAAGAAAATTCTATTCCTTGCTGGGTTTGAGTTTTGTTTGATGCGAGTAGGATTCATATTCGGGTTGGGTTGTCAAACTAACGTGCCATGTCAGCAAAATTTAATGTCGTTTAGTGATAGAATGAACGAAAGAACTAAcgtgattaattttaaatttttttaggatgattttgattaatttaatttttcgatGATCAATTTAAGAATTAAATGATCTTTTAGATATcaatttgactatttactcaaattaataattaacccaaactataaataaataaataaatggctCCAAACGTGAAAGTTGAGCTTCCAATCAAAACCCTTTCATAATATAACCAGCCTTCAAATTCCTCACGCGCCAAACAGAAAACAGTATCTGAGCTAAGGTGGTCACCACCACTGTACtttaaaacaaaacaaattaGCGGGAGGGATCATCCAAAAACTAACCACATCACGAGGCGCAATCAACGCGCCCAAACACTCCTTTAACcattttactataattttttttactttcccTCCCTCTTAAACAATACCCTAAACTTTTGTGTCCGAATTTCTCTTTTtcccatttaaaaaaaaagaaaaaaaaagcttttGTGTCCAAATTTCAAACACTGAGAAAGTCCAATGTTAAATTGTTCAATTCAAACGCGGTTACTTACACGAACGTAACAAGGGCGGTTTCTTTCTTGGGTTGTTCGTTATGTcatcctaatttttgaaaaactgcTAGCgccatgtaataataataatagtgtgaCTTAATCAATAAGCATTAAGCAACTCACATCACAGTAAATCAATCTCAGCCGTCCGTCTCCTGCAACGGAAAACTCACCGGTGATAAGATTTATAACAGTCAAAACCGGCATGTGATTTTAACGTTTTTGTTTGTAACTGGTTGGAATGTTGAAGTGGACCGGACCTGCTTTCTGACTTTTCTCCTTCGGGTTTGGTCAATAGATAAGAATCATCGCAAAGTTTTTGAATTTACAAAGCCATCATCACACATCTATAAATAAAAGTATAGAGTATCTTCCGATgccaaaagattttttaaaattcaaaattaaaaataaaagactccaaTAATAGTGAAGACCCCACCATAGTGCTCGTACTACCAAATGTCACGCACTTGGTGCATGAGCATGAGTGCATAGGCcatagtagaaaaagaagaaataaaaaggaaaagaaaattgtAGTGAcatatttaaattgtgaaattggtaGAAGAAAGAGTGAAGATAAAGATAAACCAATACCTCAGCGCCTGTTTCGCCCACGAACAAGCCATTCATTCAATTCACTGCTTCCAAACTAAACGAAACTCTTGTGCGGTTTCCCCTCTTTGTCTTCCAccgcttttttatttttatttatcaggtaaaaataatttattaattaaaaattttaaatagcgTGTAACCTTCGTGTGTCTTGCATAAGGAGAAAACATAAATTTAGCAATAagttttgatgtttttcttcttATTGTGTGTGTAGTAATAATGGAAGTTGTGGTGGCCAAAGCGTTGAAACCAAGCTTAAGGGGAGAGCTTATTTTCCAGCCACCACTTGCACTCGGCGACGAGTTTTTGTGCTTCAACGCCGTCAACAACGGCGGCGCCGTTGGCGAAGATTTCTCCGTCGACGACCTCCTTGACTTCTCCGAATTCCAACATGGTTCTGTAGGAAAAGGAATCGATGTctccgaagaagaagaagacgaagaagacgAAGAAAAAGACAGCACCTCGGGAAGTTCCTCACAGGACCGTACAGAAAACGACACCAACTCCAATTCCTCCAACGCCGCCGTAGACTCCGACTCCATTTTCGCCGGCGAATTGTCCGTTCCGGTGAGTCCGTgtacaataatttttttctcctcttttcttagcttattttttttaattatttcatgttataattaaatttaaataattcaattaattcATAACTCGCATGTTTGTTGTTTACAGGACGATGATTTGGCGGACCTGGAATGGGTTTCTCACTTTGTGGATGATTCAATACCGGAGCTCTCTCTCTTGTACCCTGTACGTTCTGAGCAAACAAGGGCCCGGGCTCAACCTGAACCTAAACCGGGCTCAGCTGTAACTTCTCTTCCCCATGGAGTCCCTGTCAAGCCCAGGACCACGAGGACAAGGAAGCCCAACGGCCGCTTATTGTGGTCCTTTGGCAACTTGTTCTCGCCTCCCTCTTCGCCGTCCTCGTGCTCCTCCTCTGTGCTTTCCTCGACGGCGGCGCCTCTCGTTTTGCATGGGGAGCCGCCGGCGAAGAAGCAGAAGAGAAAGCCCGAGGAGCAAGCCTGTGGGCTCCAGTTTCAGCGACGGTGCAGTCATTGCCAAGTTCAGAAAACGCCGCAGTGGAGAACAGGCCCTATGGGCCCCAAAACACTCTGCAACGCTTGCGGAGTCCGGTACAAGTCGGGCCGGCTTTTCCCGGAGTACAGGCCCGCATGCAGCCCGACGTTCTCAGGTGATATTCACTCAAATAGCCACCGTAAGGTGTTAGAGATGAGGCGTAGGAAGGAGATGTCTGGGCCGGAGCCCAGTCCAGACCGGGCCTTCATGCTTCCGAGCTGCTGAATTTTCAGAGTAGGAAAAAAGGCATAGACTAGAAGAATAGGTATACGTCAATGAACCGGTGTGTGAACCCGGTTCGGGTTTTTGTAACATATAGTGGATTTTAATTTTAGTGCTAGTCAGCTGTCTAGGCAGGTAACGGACATTAGGAAGGCATTGATTGTTTTGTATCCCATTTCCTTAGCGCCAGTTGATTAATTGtttttaattaatctaattaaatCATTAGTACAATAGTAGTCCtcagttttaacttttaagttcgaaaatttaaaatatgaggCCATCTTGGCCATCtatttaagatattttatttGCCTCTCTTTCAAACTCAAGTATATTATGGCTGCTTTGCTTTTGGTTGAATAATTCAACCTAGTTCAGCGGTGGGTGTGTTAGATTCTACGTGTTATTGTGTGTGTGTCGGGTAGAAAGAGatagaaaggaaggaagaaaggaaGGTGGGGTAGTGTGTGATTGAAGCATTTAAAGTTGGGTGGCATTGATTTGAGACCACTGAAACTGTGCTAGTGCCAAATGGAGTGGCCAAGTGGGATGAGGTGGATTATTATTATCTTTGcctttctgtttcttttcttttgaacAAAGATAATGATGCGTTAACTCATTGTTTTGctcttaaaatttagaataatggtaaaatattttttagttcatAAATATTTGAATTAAGTTTTAATTCTGtttatgaaaattattttttattattaacttcttatttattcttttatcatttttattatcaaaatactACCGTCATTATTACGGACACCACAGTATAATTATTGTAATTatctaacaaaaatatataaatgaaaggatatttaaaaaaaaaagttatgacaaaacaaaaattttgagacaaaaataatacattttataCGACATTaatgaaattaggattttattcaaatattaggtattaaaataagattttatttttattagaagaaatatacacaattaaaaaaaaaaaagagagattgaaTAAAGACATCCTAATCCAGTGTAGTAATGGAGTGTCACCTCATTATTGTATTTGTTGAATTAGCCTCAGAAATAATAAGAGACTATTATAGTGTTTAGAGCTCAACTTAATTCTTAAAGTACTAATAATTAGTAAAAGCCCTAAATCTAAGGAGCATTATAGAAAATTAGAAATctagtcaatttttttttttttttgcttattttataTTACATCTTTCATTATAAGTATTTATAAACAAATTGTTGGTGAGAGTTATAGTCTCTATATTTAAATTCATTTTTATaagtttgttattatttttatatataaacacTGCATTTCAACCATCAATTTTGTGTTATGGTCCGTCCTATATAATATAAGATTAATGATTTGAGATGGTCtgctgaaatttaaaaaaaaattccccATTGAGAAGTGACCCATATATATAGACTATTGTTAGTGGATTGACTAGTTGTGAGTCAGTCATGCTTATATAGGTTGGAAAAGCAACTATACTCTTCCAACTGGAATAATGGTAGGTCGTGCAATTGAACAAATTTTTTTGTTGGTTAGTTGTTAGATTTGATcattaaaaaatgaattttttttttcaattattgatCGTGTAGAGTATAATTTTATGATACACAAAATTTATGTAGAATCAGAAGAGTATGTGACAAAAATCTTATATGTAATATTACACtttacaaaatcaattaaaagaaATTGAGAAGAATCATTTTACTTTCGATAATAAGTAtttgggataagtattgttttggtccctcacgttaAGGGTCGGAATCGAAACCGTCCTTggtgtatattttgatttaaaatcatccttaaagtcgtatttaaatttaaaatcgtcttttctaataaatttttttaatttattcctaaactactcctataaaaaaattataaaatagaaaaaaaaacaaaaaaaaaacgcgtggggtggggggagggtattcgaagggggaggggaggaaaagggggaaggggggaaggggaagggggggaGGGGGGACAGCGCCGGCGtcaaagagagagaggaggggaagtggaagaagctggagaagaagaagaagaaaatgaaggggaCGCGGGttcggggtggggggaaggggaaaggacgtggggtgggggtggggggaaggggagatcAGAGGGGGATGGGGAAGGGGAAAAaggggagggggacggcggcggtgaagggggaagggggaaaggacgcggggtggggtggggaggaggaggaggaaggggaaagggggagggggacggcggcgCCGAAGCTTGGAGCCGCCGTCGCCGTGGTGGTCCCGTCGCCGTTGGAGATCGCCGCCTCTGCCTCGCTGTCTCTGCTCGTCGCCTCTGCTTCGCCGCCTCGTCGCCTCTGCCTCTGCCTCGCCGCCTCTGCCTCGCCGTCTCTATTTGTCGCCTCTGCTTCGCCGCCTCTTCTTTCTTACTtctgtttggtgttctttctgtttctgtttgttgtttctgtttctgtttggtggtggtggttgtggttgtggttgttgttgtggttgaggttgtggtggtagtggtggtggtggtggtggtggtgctattggtgttggtggtggtggtggagggggtaattgtgttggtagtggtgagggtatttttgtccaaaaaaaattaaaaggacgattttaatacgaaaagaaaacgttaaggatgattctaaatcgaaaattacgatggggacgattttgattcgGACCCTCAACGTtggggaccaaaacaatacttatccctaagtATTTAATCTTTCTCAAATTAATTGTctctttataattatatatgcacaattattaagataattattaaattttattgaatattataactttaaaagagaaagataaaagtACTCTTTGTTAATTGcaatatatttttctctttataaTTATGATTTTCACTAGAATTTACTTTTCAATATCTGAAGAGTATAATAGATATAAGTTAATTAACAAATTATTGAAATAAAAGACAACAGTTAGtttgatacaaaattaaaaaccAAACTAAAAACACTTTTatcaaaaaagagaaatattttttaaggagtaaaaaaattatgcattggcagcattaaaatttttgaaaaatctttaaaattttccCTGGTATTTTGTCTTCATTCAAATATACCCCCCAAAAAAGTTATATCTTCTATtgaaattttcatttatgaaagtTTAAGGATTAAATACTTTTTTCGTTCCAAAGATTTTGGGttaaaatcaaaatcgtctctaatatttttttttatattaaaatcatcctcaacgttacaaaacattataaaatcatCTTTTTATTAAGGAACAACATTTTTTAGACGACTTTacctttaaacaaaaattaaataaaaagcttCAAAAGCTGGCTCCACACTTCCACTAGTCATCAGATACCATCTCCTTTTTCACGCCATACTCTCTCACTTCCTTCAGAAGTCACAAATTCTTCCCTTAGCTATGGCACCTCATGCTACGATTACCTTCCATGCCACGACGACAACATAGATTCCAGCTTTGTCGCAGGTTCCAACTCCGCCGCAACTTTGACAGGAAAAACCGATCAGAGCAGAAAACAGAGAAGTTCGCGGATATGCTGAATGAGGtgaaggcgaagaagaagaaagaggtgtTGGTGGAATTGAAGCAAGTGGTGAAGGACCTGCAGTAAGGACCAATTCTCCAACCCGTTTCAGTTCATTGGATGCTCCGAACCCCCCAATCGTTCCTCCTACTTCAACCGTAAACCCCTTTCGAAACGGCACACAGAACGTGGAGGAAGTGTACGAGTGGGTGAAAATTCTTACCTTTGGCGCTTGTTCAAGTGGTGGTGTTTGGCTATTTTAGGGGGTTTTGGGTTCATCTTCGTTCTTCCTTTTTtcgttcttccttttctttttttttgaagaacataaacatcatttttttttaattctttttaatttcagtGATTgctgattttgaatttgaaatgcgATTGATGGTTGTTGAACTGttgtcaaatttaaaatttttagtgatttattttgtaGTTATTATTGCTGATGAATttgttattgttgaatttgctgaatttgttgttgttgctgctgaagaagagaagaagaattgttgttgttgaatttggttgTTACTGTTGCTGAAGGAGAGAAGAATAATTGGGGTTTTTGAGTGGAAGAGAGGGAGGAAGGgggagttggaaaatagcatAAGGAATGGGATGGGGAGAAAAGAGacattggggggggggggggggaagaggggttttttgtttttgttttttgtttttattatttttattaattgttaagGGTACTTtggtcaaaaaattaaaattgagatagaaaatgatgattttttaatgttttgtaacgttaaagatgattttaataaataaataaaaaggttggggacgattttgattttaacCTAAAATCTTAAAGAcgaaaaattattttaacataaAGTTTAATTAATGAATGCTATTTTGATGAGTTGATTTTTGTCCAATTATTTTGAagcacaaaatttaaaaatatgggtTATTTAAGATCAATTATAttacgtgtatattaaaattatccattaataaaaaataaaatacacattattgtattagaatataaatacattaaaaataaaataaattatacatatatttattaataattaattttaatgactaattttaatataaaaatagtaCTTTTGATCTCGGATAATATCTAGGAGAAGTTTATGAAATATTTGGAGGATGAAGAGGGAGTATTTGTCCATATCGATATGCAATGTGCGTGCATGTGAGTGCTTATGGTTTATGGCGGGACAATGACGACGCATGGAAGCAGTATCCATTCAATGTACAACGTGGATAGGGATGGATGAGGGCCATAAGGagactatttctttttttttttttattatttttatgaaaaggtCATTAtcattttactattattttaacTTCAATCATACTATATATAAATTAGCCAATgcatatttttatgaaattactTAAGTTGCGATTTGTGCTCTAAAAAAAGTGGTACATGTATCACGagtcatgaaataagagaaattgtattgaatgaaatttttaagaaagagtaaaaattatatttagtaCTTTTATAATGTATAAATAACTTTTGACATTGTCAAAATATCATTAACAAAATCCATCGTGCTATGCGTAAAGCATTGCCTCGTCATCGATTCCTAAAAAGTAAAATTCtttttaacaaataattaaaagtataatCTTCTTTTCTATCGTTTATATCTTTCTTCCAATACCATAGATCTAAAAGGTTGCTTTTTAAAAAAGTTGAATCTATGTGCCCAGAAaaaaggggggagagagagagaaggttaAATTTGATGTCCTGTATCCGCAGGAATTAGGACGTTAATTTTTCTTGTCAATTCactttgtaattttaatttcagTATACGCTTTATCTGCAattaaatgctctttgatttgcATGAGATTAATGACATGTACGTCTTCTTGGTGGGGAGGATATGCACCAACATCATACCattattttgagttttttttttttattattatcatatataaACCCATTCTTATATTTACTTTATCAATATATGTTGGATCAATTAGTAATTTTCTCTCAGCTAGAAGAAGTAGCTCACCCCAAATTAATAgagcaaaaataaaattaaatttagagaGTTTAATATTTCACATACACAAGACTTTGATTTAGTGGTGAAATTTTTTTGTCTTAGGATAGGTTCACTCGAATTTAAGACTTGATTGAGACCaataataagttgaaataatacTTAATGTTGTATATGTGAGTGCACATCTAAAATGAACTTAGGAATTTTGTACAGAGAAATATATCTTTGcatcattttttaatatattttaaaatattttttatggtataaaagttaatttttttattttttattaatcattttaatatcaattataaaaatataaaaaaaaataatacatataacatTATTATTTTGTATGGCCACCAATATGCGTGGAAAAAGGGTTTTAGAAATGTTTAGTTGGAATCTCATTCTTACAGACAAAGTGGCATGCATTGCATGGTTGAAGAGATAGGACATTTGCCCCCATCCATGTTCTTTTTTCCTTCTTACTATCGGATTAAGGAGATGTTATATCATTCATAAGTGGATCTCACTCATTTATCTGGAAAGCTAGCTAATCAGTTTGCTGAGTTCATGACATTGGGTCATGCTCGTGGCTTTGGTGCTGGATTCTTTTACAttccaatttttataaatttattaaattttaattaagtctttatatatatatatatatattgagcttttatatcatatcagattttgtaattaaatttttttcacgataaaaatattagaattaacagaatattagattaaacaaaataaatatatctaaTATTTGACTGAATATTCTGTATACTGTAtagtttaatagaatattctattaattctaatatttttattacggttagaatttaattacaaaatttgatataatataaaaattcaattaaaaaaatatataaaaatttaattaaaaatttagtaaaattataaataccGAACCGATTcgaagagtaattaaaccttttattCCAATATTCCCTTCATGCATGACTAGCTTATTTCCTTTTTGAGGTCTACCTTATTTGTtgtttccgatttttttttttttcgtttggtttttattttagcctcatttatttactaaaaatataaaaaaaatcaaacggaGACCGAGATGAATGGACCAATAAAGGCAATAATATCTTAAACAATCGTATTTGGACTCAATGTTGCATCTTAAAGGCTTCAATGGCAAGCCCAAAAATAAAAGACTTCAATGGCaagccaaaaaacaaaaaaaggcttCAATGGATAAGTAGAGAAGCCGCCCCGTCTAGTGAAGCAGTCCTAAAATTTCACTCTAGCTCGTTTAACTACGGGTAGACGGGCTAAATCTgccaaatttttttctcttttttttattattaactattaaataatatatataatttcacaattattttaataaatttataattgctaaaggcataaaaaagttataatttttacattcacaaacattaaagtctttataattataaatatttaataaacataattataaactaagtttttatccaaaacataattataaatattgtctctaaaaaaaaataaatataatccaaaatataattataaatattgtctccaaagtaaaataaacataataaaaaatactcaattttcatcttcattctcttgtaagttgggctGGGAGAAGttggttttggtaaaaaaaattataaaaatatcccCTTCCcaaaaaaatactaagcccgACGAGAAAGTCCGCTCCAAAACCCGCAGTTTAAACAGTACGAGTTAGGCAGACTTTTGTTATTTGGTGGTCCCAATTTTTCAGCCCAACTCACTTTTTTGCCGAGTTATGCGAGTCGGCCAGTAAATTTAGTTGCCACCCCTAAATAAAAGATAGGTATACAtgaccaaaaatagaaaaatattcttttattgattaaaatatattttctctttttataattataatcttTATAACTTAATAAACGTCAGAAAGATATAAAAACTATGAATTATTTAACGAGTatgtaaaaaccaaaaataaatttaatttgactaaaaaataaaactagaaagaaaatttattatgagaataaggaaattatatttttttattttcctttttgtatTATTCAATACAAGTATAAAATTTCTATTTATGGCtctttaattttatgtttgacTATAAATATGTGTTCTGTCAAATAATAACAGAGTTTGATTCTCATAGTTGTCAGAATCGAACCGGTAATTGAACCGGTCAAACTATTGGATCACTGGGTTAATAGTTtaaccggtgggtcactggttgaaccggttaatccgatcctatgtaaataaaaaacaaaatatagtacaaaaattagaattaaaaatttaaaatacatatttttactaatattttaaaaacatctAGCTATTCTAAACAATATGGAACAGAAACAATAAGTATTTTATTTGCCttctctatcataaatatttttattttatttttatattaaaataagtattattttcaaattttaataatttattaattagtttatatctattatactattatatactacaagtatttattgaaaaataatattaatagatattatataattatgaaaaaaataataagtgagtttataattactgttaaataaaaatataattaatttaaaaatgagtgagtttataattaaaattaaaataaattaaataaaagtaaatt
Coding sequences:
- the LOC112736934 gene encoding GATA transcription factor 5; this translates as MEVVVAKALKPSLRGELIFQPPLALGDEFLCFNAVNNGGAVGEDFSVDDLLDFSEFQHGSVGKGIDVSEEEEDEEDEEKDSTSGSSSQDRTENDTNSNSSNAAVDSDSIFAGELSVPDDDLADLEWVSHFVDDSIPELSLLYPVRSEQTRARAQPEPKPGSAVTSLPHGVPVKPRTTRTRKPNGRLLWSFGNLFSPPSSPSSCSSSVLSSTAAPLVLHGEPPAKKQKRKPEEQACGLQFQRRCSHCQVQKTPQWRTGPMGPKTLCNACGVRYKSGRLFPEYRPACSPTFSGDIHSNSHRKVLEMRRRKEMSGPEPSPDRAFMLPSC